The Pantoea nemavictus genome includes a region encoding these proteins:
- the cspD gene encoding cold shock-like protein CspD — protein METGTVKWFNNAKGFGFICPISGGDDIFAHYSTIQMEGYRTLKAGQQVQFDVHEGPKGNHASLIVPCEATQAAVA, from the coding sequence ATGGAGACGGGTACAGTAAAATGGTTCAACAACGCCAAAGGCTTCGGGTTTATCTGTCCGATTAGCGGCGGCGACGATATCTTCGCACACTACTCCACGATCCAGATGGAGGGATACAGAACGCTGAAAGCTGGCCAGCAGGTTCAGTTTGATGTCCATGAGGGACCAAAAGGCAATCATGCCAGCCTGATCGTGCCCTGTGAAGCTACGCAAGCTGCGGTCGCGTGA
- the clpS gene encoding ATP-dependent Clp protease adapter ClpS: MANTNDWLNFEHLAEDKVREGLKPPSMYKVILNNDDYTPMEFVIDVLQKFFSYDIERATQLMLKVHYHGKAICGVFTAEVAETKVAQVNNYARDNEHPLLCTLEKA; the protein is encoded by the coding sequence ATGGCAAACACAAACGACTGGCTTAATTTTGAACATCTAGCCGAAGATAAAGTACGCGAAGGGTTAAAGCCGCCTTCAATGTATAAAGTCATTCTGAACAATGACGATTATACACCTATGGAATTTGTTATTGACGTTCTGCAAAAGTTCTTTTCTTATGATATTGAACGTGCAACGCAGCTGATGTTGAAAGTCCACTACCATGGCAAAGCAATCTGTGGTGTATTCACTGCAGAAGTCGCGGAAACCAAGGTAGCCCAGGTGAACAATTATGCACGCGATAATGAACATCCGTTGCTGTGTACGCTAGAAAAAGCCTGA
- the clpA gene encoding ATP-dependent Clp protease ATP-binding subunit ClpA: MLNQELELSLNMAFARAREHRHEFMTVEHLLLALLSNPSAREALEACSVDIVALRQELEAFIEQTTPVLPASEEERDTQPTLSFQRVLQRAVFHVQSSGRSEVAGANVLVAIFSEQESQAAYLLRKHEVSRLDVVNFISHGTRKDEPGQPQNNAENPVNEEQAGGEDRMENFTTNLNQLARVGGIDPLIGRDKELERAVQVLCRRRKNNPLLVGESGVGKTAIAEGLAWRIVQGDVPEVMKECTIYSLDIGSLLAGTKYRGDFEKRFKALLKQLEQDSNSILFIDEIHTIIGAGAASGGQVDAANLIKPLLSSGKIRVMGSTTYQEFSNIFEKDRALARRFQKIDITEPSVEETVQILNGLKPKYEAHHDVRYTAKAVRAAVELAVKYINDRHLPDKAIDVIDEAGARARLVPVSKRKKTVNVSDIETVVARIARIPEQSVSQTDRDTLKNLGDRLKMLVFGQDNAIEALTEAIKMSRAGLGQDRKPVGSFLFAGPTGVGKTEVTVQLAKALGIELLRFDMSEYMERHTVSRLIGAPPGYVGFDQGGLLTDAVIKHPHAVVLLDEIEKAHPDVFNLLLQVMDNGMLTDNNGRKADFRNVVLVMTTNAGVRETERKSIGLIHQDNSTDAMEEIKKIFTPEFRNRLDNIIWFRHLSQEVIHQVVDKFIVELQAQLDAKGVSLEVSDDARDWLADKGYDKAMGARPMARAVQENLKKPLANELLFGSLVDGGSVSVALDKDKNQLTYHFLSAEKRKTEGTVH, from the coding sequence ATGCTCAATCAAGAACTGGAACTCAGTTTAAACATGGCTTTCGCCAGAGCGCGCGAGCACCGTCATGAGTTTATGACCGTCGAGCATCTGTTGCTGGCATTGCTCAGTAACCCGTCGGCCAGAGAGGCGCTGGAAGCCTGCTCGGTAGATATCGTGGCTCTGCGTCAGGAACTCGAAGCCTTCATCGAACAAACCACACCGGTGTTGCCGGCCAGTGAAGAGGAGCGTGATACCCAACCTACGCTCAGCTTCCAGCGCGTGTTGCAACGTGCGGTGTTCCACGTCCAGTCATCCGGTCGCAGCGAAGTCGCAGGTGCGAACGTGCTGGTCGCTATCTTCAGCGAGCAGGAGTCGCAAGCGGCTTACCTGTTACGCAAGCATGAAGTGAGCCGTCTCGATGTGGTGAACTTCATCTCCCATGGTACGCGTAAAGACGAACCCGGCCAGCCGCAGAACAATGCGGAGAATCCGGTTAACGAAGAGCAAGCAGGCGGGGAGGATCGTATGGAAAACTTCACCACCAATCTTAATCAGCTTGCTCGCGTCGGCGGAATTGATCCGCTGATCGGCCGCGATAAAGAGCTGGAACGTGCTGTTCAGGTGTTGTGCCGTCGTCGCAAAAACAACCCGCTGTTGGTGGGCGAATCTGGCGTCGGTAAAACTGCGATTGCTGAAGGACTTGCCTGGCGCATTGTGCAGGGCGACGTACCTGAGGTGATGAAAGAGTGCACCATTTACTCTCTCGACATCGGTTCGCTGCTCGCGGGTACCAAGTACCGCGGTGATTTTGAGAAACGTTTCAAAGCGCTGCTGAAACAGCTGGAACAGGACAGCAACAGCATCCTGTTTATTGATGAAATCCACACCATCATTGGTGCCGGTGCGGCATCGGGCGGCCAGGTGGATGCGGCAAACCTAATTAAGCCGCTGCTCTCCAGCGGGAAAATCCGCGTGATGGGTTCAACCACCTATCAGGAGTTCAGCAACATCTTTGAGAAGGATCGTGCGCTGGCGCGTCGTTTCCAGAAGATCGATATTACCGAACCTTCTGTGGAAGAAACCGTGCAAATTCTCAATGGTCTGAAGCCGAAGTACGAAGCGCACCATGACGTGCGTTACACCGCGAAAGCGGTGCGTGCGGCGGTGGAGCTGGCGGTGAAATACATCAACGATCGCCACCTGCCTGACAAGGCAATTGACGTGATTGATGAAGCTGGCGCGCGCGCGCGTCTGGTCCCCGTCAGCAAGCGTAAGAAAACGGTTAATGTGTCCGATATCGAAACGGTGGTTGCACGTATTGCGCGTATTCCAGAGCAGAGCGTGTCACAAACCGATCGCGATACGCTGAAAAATCTCGGCGATCGTCTGAAGATGCTGGTGTTTGGTCAGGACAATGCGATTGAAGCTCTGACTGAAGCGATCAAAATGAGCCGCGCTGGTTTGGGTCAGGATCGCAAACCGGTCGGTTCCTTCCTGTTTGCCGGCCCAACGGGTGTGGGCAAAACGGAAGTGACGGTTCAGTTAGCTAAAGCGCTGGGCATCGAGTTACTGCGTTTTGATATGTCCGAGTATATGGAGCGTCACACGGTCAGCCGTTTGATTGGTGCGCCTCCGGGTTACGTCGGTTTTGATCAGGGCGGTTTGCTGACAGATGCGGTGATCAAGCATCCACATGCTGTGGTGTTGCTGGATGAGATCGAGAAAGCGCACCCGGATGTCTTCAACCTGCTGCTGCAGGTGATGGACAACGGTATGCTGACCGATAACAACGGCCGTAAAGCCGACTTCCGCAACGTGGTGCTGGTAATGACCACCAATGCCGGCGTACGTGAGACTGAACGTAAGTCGATTGGCCTAATTCATCAGGACAACAGTACGGATGCGATGGAAGAGATCAAAAAGATCTTTACTCCAGAGTTCCGTAACCGTCTGGACAACATTATCTGGTTCCGTCACCTGTCTCAGGAGGTGATTCATCAGGTGGTGGATAAATTTATCGTCGAGTTGCAGGCACAGTTAGATGCTAAGGGCGTGTCGCTGGAAGTGAGCGATGATGCGCGCGATTGGCTGGCTGATAAAGGTTATGACAAAGCGATGGGTGCGCGTCCGATGGCACGTGCGGTACAGGAAAACCTGAAGAAACCGTTGGCGAATGAACTGCTGTTTGGTTCGCTGGTTGATGGTGGATCGGTATCAGTAGCGCTGGATAAAGATAAAAACCAGCTTACTTACCACTTCCTGAGCGCGGAAAAACGTAAAACCGAAGGTACTGTGCACTAA
- the infA gene encoding translation initiation factor IF-1: MAKEDNIEMQGTVLDTLPNTMFRVELENGHVVTAHISGKMRKNYIRILTGDKVTVELTPYDLSKGRIVFRSR, translated from the coding sequence ATGGCCAAAGAAGACAATATTGAAATGCAAGGTACCGTATTGGATACGTTACCGAACACCATGTTCCGCGTAGAGCTTGAAAACGGGCACGTGGTTACCGCTCATATCTCCGGTAAAATGCGCAAAAACTACATCCGCATCCTGACGGGCGACAAAGTGACTGTCGAGTTGACCCCGTACGACCTGAGCAAAGGCCGCATTGTCTTCCGTAGTCGCTAA
- the aat gene encoding leucyl/phenylalanyl-tRNA--protein transferase codes for MRLIQLSRDSLNFPPPEMALREPNGLLAMGGDLSPARLMNAYQRGIFPWFSPGDPILWWSPDPRAVMLPESFHLSRSMARFHKRSPFRVTMNHAFPQVLEGCASGRQEGTWITFEVKRAWLRLYELGHAHSIEVWCGQQLVGGMYGLALGQIFCGESMFSRQENASKTALWVFSQHFLAHQGRLIDCQVLNPHTASLGAVEIPRVDYLQYVQTLAWQPVSESCWQTQTLF; via the coding sequence ATGAGACTGATACAGCTTTCACGGGATTCATTAAATTTCCCACCACCGGAAATGGCGCTGCGCGAGCCCAATGGATTATTGGCGATGGGCGGCGATCTTTCCCCTGCCCGCCTGATGAATGCTTACCAGCGCGGGATTTTCCCGTGGTTCTCACCCGGTGACCCCATTCTTTGGTGGTCGCCGGATCCTCGCGCGGTGATGCTGCCGGAATCCTTCCATCTTAGCCGCAGCATGGCGCGCTTCCATAAGCGTTCACCTTTTCGTGTCACCATGAATCATGCCTTTCCACAAGTGCTGGAAGGGTGTGCCAGCGGCCGCCAGGAAGGTACATGGATTACCTTTGAAGTTAAACGCGCTTGGTTGCGCCTTTATGAATTGGGCCATGCGCATTCGATAGAAGTGTGGTGCGGTCAGCAACTGGTGGGCGGCATGTATGGATTGGCGCTGGGACAAATCTTTTGCGGCGAATCGATGTTTAGCCGGCAGGAAAACGCCTCCAAAACCGCACTCTGGGTCTTTTCACAACACTTTCTTGCCCATCAAGGCCGACTGATTGATTGCCAGGTACTAAACCCGCATACCGCCTCGCTCGGGGCGGTTGAAATTCCTCGCGTCGACTATTTACAGTATGTGCAAACACTGGCCTGGCAGCCGGTTTCAGAGAGTTGTTGGCAAACGCAGACCCTTTTTTGA
- the cydC gene encoding heme ABC transporter ATP-binding protein/permease CydC, whose amino-acid sequence MKDLLPFLQLFRRHPWRLGLGIVLAIVTLLASIGLLTLSGWFLAASSLAGVAGLFTFNYMLPAAGVRGAAITRTAARYFERLVSHDATFRVLQHLRVFTFSKLIALAPEQLARFRQGELLNRFVSDVDTLDHLYLRVISPLIGAAVVIVVVTCGLALLDVPLALLLGGIMLLTLMLMPPLFWRLGASAGQQIAQHQAHWRLQLTLWLTGLSELKIYGAAPSWRSQLDTEEFNWQQAQRKQHRLQALAQSLLLLISGVTVTLLLWISAQGVGENSAPGAFIALFVFCGLAAFESLAPVAGAFLPLAQVTSAAQRVQEIIDQPAAIHFPSMKIESVAGLSLKLENISFSYPQRPEPVLQHFSLSLRAGEHLALLGPTGCGKSSLLTLITRGWEAQQGSIALNEIDLASWDEASLRSRISVVTQRVHLFSQTLRDNLLLAQPSASDEQLIAALDQVGLAHLTENDEGLNAWMGDGGRPLSGGELRRLAIARALLHDGDLWLLDEPTEGLDASTEQQILSLLQQVSRGKTLIMVTHRLSGLEAMDRICVMDGGQIIESGTHAELISKAGRYWRFHQRFTL is encoded by the coding sequence ATGAAAGATTTATTGCCTTTCCTGCAGCTGTTTCGTCGTCATCCGTGGCGCCTTGGCCTTGGCATTGTGCTGGCGATTGTCACCCTGCTTGCCAGTATTGGCCTGCTAACGTTATCCGGCTGGTTTCTCGCGGCCTCTTCGCTGGCGGGTGTCGCAGGGCTCTTTACCTTTAACTACATGTTGCCCGCTGCAGGTGTACGAGGCGCAGCGATAACCCGCACCGCAGCGCGCTATTTTGAGCGTTTAGTCAGTCACGATGCCACTTTCCGCGTGCTGCAACATTTGCGTGTATTCACTTTTAGCAAACTTATCGCGTTGGCTCCTGAGCAGCTGGCCCGTTTTCGTCAGGGCGAATTACTCAACCGCTTCGTCAGTGATGTCGATACGCTCGACCATCTTTACCTGCGTGTCATTTCACCTTTGATCGGCGCTGCGGTAGTGATTGTAGTGGTTACCTGCGGTTTAGCCTTGCTGGATGTGCCGCTAGCGCTGCTGCTCGGCGGCATCATGCTGCTTACGCTGATGCTGATGCCGCCGCTGTTCTGGCGACTGGGTGCTTCAGCCGGACAGCAGATCGCACAGCATCAAGCCCATTGGCGTCTGCAATTAACACTTTGGCTCACCGGTTTATCTGAGCTGAAAATTTATGGCGCAGCGCCTTCGTGGCGCAGTCAGTTGGATACGGAAGAGTTCAACTGGCAGCAGGCACAACGCAAACAACACCGTTTACAGGCGCTGGCACAAAGCCTGCTGCTGCTGATCAGCGGAGTGACCGTGACGCTCCTATTATGGATTTCTGCTCAGGGTGTGGGTGAAAACAGCGCCCCAGGCGCTTTCATCGCGTTGTTTGTGTTCTGCGGACTGGCTGCATTCGAATCGCTGGCCCCCGTGGCTGGCGCGTTTTTACCTCTTGCTCAAGTCACTAGCGCGGCTCAGCGCGTGCAAGAGATCATCGACCAACCCGCCGCAATTCATTTTCCCAGCATGAAAATCGAGAGCGTTGCCGGTCTTAGTCTAAAACTGGAAAACATTAGTTTTAGCTACCCACAACGTCCGGAACCCGTACTGCAGCATTTTTCGTTATCATTGCGCGCAGGCGAACATCTGGCGCTGCTCGGCCCAACCGGCTGCGGTAAATCCAGTCTGTTAACGCTGATTACCCGTGGCTGGGAAGCGCAGCAAGGTTCGATTGCCCTGAATGAAATCGACCTCGCCAGTTGGGATGAAGCTTCACTGCGCAGCCGCATTAGCGTCGTGACGCAGCGTGTACATTTGTTTAGCCAAACGCTGCGTGACAACCTGTTGCTCGCCCAACCCAGCGCCAGCGACGAGCAGTTGATCGCCGCGTTAGACCAGGTGGGCCTGGCGCATCTTACCGAAAATGATGAGGGCCTCAATGCGTGGATGGGCGACGGCGGTCGCCCCCTGTCTGGCGGCGAATTGCGTCGTCTGGCGATAGCGCGCGCGCTGCTGCACGATGGCGATTTATGGCTGCTGGACGAACCCACCGAAGGCCTGGACGCCAGCACCGAACAGCAGATTCTTTCGCTATTGCAGCAAGTGAGCCGTGGCAAAACGTTGATTATGGTGACGCATCGCTTAAGCGGCTTAGAAGCCATGGACCGCATTTGTGTTATGGATGGCGGGCAAATTATTGAATCCGGCACGCACGCCGAATTAATCTCAAAAGCAGGCCGCTACTGGCGTTTCCATCAGCGCTTTACGCTATAG
- the cydD gene encoding heme ABC transporter permease/ATP-binding protein CydD has translation MNKSRQQELLRWLRQQRHHGASSLRAASLLGFAGALVIIAQAWLLASLLQNLIVAQQPRSALLNDFLLLLLCFVLRAGLHYAREMAGHRAGVAIRRALRQQVLDRLNELGPAWIQGKPAGSWATLLLEQIEEMQEYYARYLPQMPLAAFIPLAILLAIFPVNWAAGLILLVTAPLIPLFMAMVGMGAADANRRNFLALARLSGDFYDRLRGRETLRLFHRAAAEQQAIAASTTDFRQRTMEVLRLAFLSSAVLEFFASLAIAVVAVYFGFSYLGELNFGHYGTGVTLFAGFLALILAPEFFQPLRDLGTFYHAKAQAIGGADALDQFLRESPDLAADQCSAALTVTATLTIQAKDLVVTTASGEPLSQPLNFTLEASKRVALVGQSGAGKTALMNVLLGFLPYQGSLLINATELRDIHRDSWQQHLAWVGQNPHLPATTLRENLLMNNHVDDATLAIVLQRAGVDEFLDRLPQGLDTVLGDGGIGLSVGQAQRVAVARALLKPAQLLLLDEPGSGLDSQSEQHVISALQQAANQQTTLMITHQLHDLANWDEVWVMQAGQLVQQGHWQQLILQDGPLRDMAQHRQKEIA, from the coding sequence ATGAACAAATCACGGCAACAAGAACTTCTTCGCTGGCTCCGTCAGCAACGTCATCATGGCGCAAGCAGCTTGCGTGCAGCTTCACTGTTGGGTTTTGCTGGTGCTTTGGTGATCATCGCCCAGGCATGGTTGCTGGCTTCGCTGCTGCAAAATTTGATTGTGGCTCAACAACCGCGCTCGGCGCTTCTTAACGATTTTCTCTTACTACTGCTGTGCTTCGTGCTGCGCGCCGGGCTGCATTATGCCCGTGAAATGGCAGGCCATCGCGCTGGAGTGGCTATTCGGCGGGCGTTGCGTCAACAGGTATTGGACCGGCTCAATGAATTAGGCCCGGCCTGGATTCAGGGAAAGCCCGCTGGTAGTTGGGCGACGCTACTGCTCGAACAAATCGAAGAGATGCAGGAATACTACGCGCGCTATCTGCCCCAGATGCCGTTGGCGGCATTTATTCCCCTGGCTATTTTGCTGGCAATTTTCCCGGTTAACTGGGCGGCGGGGTTGATTTTGTTGGTGACCGCGCCGCTGATTCCATTATTCATGGCGATGGTTGGTATGGGTGCTGCGGATGCTAACCGGCGCAATTTTCTTGCTCTTGCCCGACTTAGCGGCGATTTCTATGATCGTCTGCGTGGCCGCGAGACGTTGCGCCTGTTCCACCGCGCCGCTGCAGAGCAACAAGCGATCGCTGCTAGCACCACTGATTTTCGTCAGCGCACCATGGAAGTTTTACGCCTGGCGTTTCTCTCATCCGCCGTACTGGAGTTTTTTGCTTCACTGGCGATCGCCGTTGTCGCGGTCTATTTTGGTTTCTCTTATCTGGGCGAACTGAACTTTGGACATTACGGCACCGGCGTAACGCTCTTTGCCGGATTCCTGGCATTAATTCTGGCGCCGGAATTTTTCCAGCCATTACGCGACTTAGGCACCTTCTATCATGCTAAAGCGCAGGCGATTGGCGGAGCTGATGCACTGGATCAATTTCTTCGTGAAAGCCCCGATCTGGCAGCCGACCAATGTTCGGCTGCGCTTACCGTAACCGCAACACTGACCATTCAGGCGAAAGATCTGGTGGTGACAACCGCCAGCGGTGAGCCGCTATCGCAGCCGCTGAATTTCACCCTCGAAGCGAGTAAACGTGTGGCATTGGTTGGGCAAAGTGGCGCAGGAAAAACTGCGCTGATGAATGTGCTGCTCGGCTTCCTGCCTTATCAAGGTTCGTTACTGATAAACGCGACTGAATTACGGGATATCCATCGCGATAGCTGGCAACAACATCTCGCCTGGGTTGGACAAAATCCGCATCTGCCTGCAACGACGCTGCGTGAAAACTTATTAATGAACAACCATGTTGATGACGCTACGCTCGCGATAGTGTTGCAACGCGCGGGCGTTGATGAATTCTTAGACCGCTTGCCGCAAGGATTAGATACCGTTTTAGGCGATGGCGGCATTGGCCTTTCTGTCGGACAGGCGCAGCGTGTTGCCGTCGCACGCGCACTGCTTAAACCGGCACAATTACTGTTGCTGGATGAACCGGGATCCGGCCTTGATAGCCAAAGCGAGCAACACGTCATTAGCGCCCTGCAGCAAGCGGCTAACCAACAAACCACGCTGATGATCACCCATCAACTCCACGATCTCGCGAACTGGGATGAAGTGTGGGTTATGCAAGCTGGGCAGTTGGTGCAGCAAGGCCATTGGCAGCAACTGATTCTGCAAGATGGACCGCTGCGTGATATGGCACAGCATCGTCAGAAGGAGATCGCATGA
- the trxB gene encoding thioredoxin-disulfide reductase gives MSTAKHSKLLILGSGPAGYTAAVYAARANLNPVLITGLEKGGQLTTTTEVENWPGDPNDLTGPALMERMQEHAEKFNTEIIFDHIHTVDLQNRPFRLVGDSGEYTADALIIATGASARYLGLPSEEAFKGKGVSACATCDGFFYRNQKVAVIGGGNTAVEEALYLANIAAEVHLIHRRDSFRAEKILIDRLMEKVRSGNIVLHTHRTLDEVVGDQMGVTGLKLLSTNGEAPESLDVAGLFIAIGHSPNTAIFDGQLELENGYIKVQSGLHGNATQTSIPGVFAAGDVMDHIYRQAITSAGTGCMAALDAERFLDGLVKNDK, from the coding sequence ATGAGTACGGCCAAACACAGTAAGCTGCTCATTCTGGGCTCCGGTCCAGCCGGTTATACTGCTGCGGTGTATGCAGCGCGCGCTAACCTGAATCCGGTCTTAATTACCGGGCTGGAAAAAGGCGGTCAGCTCACCACCACGACTGAAGTGGAAAACTGGCCAGGCGATCCAAACGATCTGACCGGTCCAGCGCTAATGGAGCGCATGCAAGAGCACGCCGAGAAGTTCAATACCGAGATCATTTTTGACCACATTCATACGGTTGATTTGCAGAACCGCCCGTTCCGTTTGGTTGGTGACAGCGGCGAATACACTGCGGATGCGTTGATCATCGCAACTGGCGCCTCCGCGCGTTATCTAGGCTTGCCATCGGAAGAGGCCTTCAAGGGCAAAGGCGTGTCCGCCTGCGCGACCTGCGATGGTTTCTTCTATCGCAATCAGAAGGTTGCGGTAATTGGCGGCGGTAACACCGCAGTTGAAGAAGCCCTTTATCTGGCAAACATTGCCGCTGAAGTGCATCTGATTCACCGCCGAGACAGTTTCCGTGCCGAAAAAATCCTCATCGATCGTCTGATGGAGAAAGTGCGCAGTGGCAACATCGTGCTTCATACTCATCGCACGCTGGATGAAGTGGTTGGCGATCAAATGGGTGTAACTGGCCTAAAACTGCTTTCTACCAATGGCGAAGCACCAGAATCACTGGACGTTGCAGGTTTATTCATTGCGATCGGTCACAGCCCGAATACCGCGATCTTTGATGGTCAGCTTGAATTAGAAAACGGCTACATCAAAGTGCAGTCTGGCTTGCACGGCAATGCCACGCAGACCAGCATTCCGGGCGTATTCGCTGCCGGTGACGTCATGGACCATATCTATCGCCAGGCAATCACCTCTGCCGGTACCGGTTGTATGGCCGCGTTGGATGCTGAACGCTTCCTCGACGGACTGGTTAAAAACGATAAGTAA
- the lrp gene encoding leucine-responsive transcriptional regulator Lrp — MVDNKKRPGKDLDRIDRNILNELQKDGRISNVELSKRVGLSPTPCLERVRRLERQGFILGYTAQLNPHYLDASLLVFVEITLNRGAPDVFEQFNAAVQKLEETQECHLVSGDFDYLLKTRVPDMSAYRKLLGETLLRLPGVNDTRTYVVMEEVKQSNRLVIKTR, encoded by the coding sequence ATGGTAGACAATAAGAAACGCCCCGGAAAAGATTTAGATCGTATCGACAGAAATATTCTGAATGAACTGCAGAAAGACGGTCGAATTTCCAATGTCGAGCTTTCCAAACGTGTTGGATTATCGCCAACACCTTGTCTTGAGCGCGTACGTCGCCTTGAGCGTCAAGGTTTCATTCTGGGTTACACCGCGCAACTCAACCCGCATTATCTGGATGCTTCGCTGCTGGTATTCGTTGAGATTACTCTGAATCGTGGTGCGCCAGATGTGTTTGAGCAATTTAACGCCGCTGTGCAAAAACTTGAGGAAACTCAAGAATGTCACCTCGTTTCCGGTGACTTTGACTACCTGTTGAAAACCCGCGTACCGGATATGTCCGCTTATCGTAAGCTGCTGGGTGAAACCTTGCTGCGCCTGCCGGGCGTAAACGACACCCGTACTTACGTGGTGATGGAAGAGGTCAAACAGAGCAATCGTCTGGTGATCAAAACCCGGTAG